A single region of the Streptomyces sp. AM 4-1-1 genome encodes:
- a CDS encoding putative cobaltochelatase, whose protein sequence is MSTPYPFTAIVGQDDLRLGLLLNAISPAVGGVLVRGEKGTAKSTAVRALAALMPRVDVVAGCRFSCDPASPDPACPDGPHEAGTGVSRDARTVELPVGASEDRLVGALDIERALAEGVKAFEPGLLADAHRGILYVDEVNLLHDHLVDLLLDAAAMGASYVEREGVSVRHAARFLLVGTMNPEEGELRPQLLDRFGLTVEVAASRETDERVEVVRRRLAYDDAPEAFAARWADEERALRDRIVAARALLPRVRLGDGALRQIAATCAAFEVDGMRADIVMARTATALAAWAGRGDVLAEDVRQAALLALPHRRRRNPFDAPGLDEDKLDDTLERNSGEDDDPDPDGDGGPDGGGRPPRGDAGGEGPDTPPGAEPEAEEGEGDTPARPEPEQGEAGQGRPSGGGGEQRAVRSAEPFRTKTLSVPGLGEGAAGRRSRARTEHGRTTGARRPRGALTKLHLAATVVAAAPHQRARGRSGRGLVVRRDDLRQVTREGREGNLVLFVVDASGSMAARQRMSAVKGAVLSLLLDAYQRRDKVGLVTFRGRDAEVVLPPTSSVDTAAARLETLPTGGRTPLAAGLLKAHDVLRVERLRDPSRRPLLVVVTDGRATGGPAPVALAARAGRLHQAEGTASVVVDCESGPVRLGLAGSLARELGGTAVTLDELRADSIAGLVKDVQAAGRAA, encoded by the coding sequence GTGAGTACCCCGTACCCCTTCACCGCGATAGTCGGGCAGGACGATCTGCGGCTCGGGCTGTTGCTGAACGCGATCAGCCCGGCCGTCGGCGGCGTGCTCGTGCGGGGTGAGAAGGGCACCGCCAAGTCGACGGCGGTGCGCGCCCTGGCCGCGCTGATGCCGCGGGTGGATGTCGTCGCGGGCTGCCGGTTCTCCTGCGACCCGGCGTCGCCCGATCCGGCGTGTCCCGACGGCCCCCACGAGGCGGGTACGGGCGTGTCGCGGGACGCGCGGACGGTGGAGCTGCCGGTCGGCGCGTCGGAGGACCGGCTCGTCGGGGCGCTCGACATCGAGCGGGCGCTCGCCGAGGGCGTGAAGGCGTTCGAGCCGGGGCTGCTGGCCGACGCGCACCGCGGCATCCTCTACGTCGACGAGGTCAACCTCCTCCACGACCACCTGGTGGACCTGCTGCTCGACGCCGCCGCCATGGGTGCCTCGTACGTGGAGCGCGAGGGCGTCTCGGTGCGGCACGCCGCCCGGTTCCTGCTCGTCGGGACGATGAACCCCGAGGAGGGCGAGCTGCGCCCGCAGTTGCTCGACCGGTTCGGGCTGACCGTCGAGGTCGCCGCGTCCCGGGAGACCGACGAGCGGGTCGAGGTGGTGCGGCGCCGGCTGGCGTACGACGACGCCCCCGAGGCGTTCGCCGCCCGATGGGCCGACGAGGAACGGGCGTTGCGGGACCGGATCGTCGCCGCGCGGGCCCTGCTGCCCCGGGTCAGGCTGGGCGACGGGGCGTTGCGGCAGATCGCGGCGACCTGCGCGGCCTTCGAGGTCGACGGGATGCGGGCGGACATCGTGATGGCGCGTACCGCGACCGCGCTGGCCGCGTGGGCCGGGCGCGGCGACGTGCTCGCCGAGGACGTGCGGCAGGCCGCCCTGCTGGCGCTCCCGCACCGCCGCCGCCGCAATCCGTTCGACGCGCCGGGCCTCGACGAGGACAAGCTCGACGACACGCTGGAGCGCAACAGCGGCGAGGACGACGACCCGGACCCCGACGGGGACGGCGGGCCCGACGGCGGCGGCCGGCCGCCGCGGGGCGACGCCGGCGGCGAGGGACCCGACACCCCGCCCGGGGCCGAGCCGGAGGCCGAGGAGGGCGAGGGCGACACGCCCGCGCGGCCCGAACCCGAGCAGGGCGAGGCCGGTCAGGGACGGCCGTCCGGCGGTGGCGGTGAGCAGCGGGCCGTACGGTCCGCCGAGCCGTTCCGCACGAAGACGCTGAGCGTGCCGGGTCTGGGCGAGGGCGCGGCGGGACGGCGCTCCCGGGCGCGTACCGAGCACGGCAGGACGACCGGGGCACGACGGCCCCGGGGGGCGCTGACGAAGCTGCACCTGGCGGCGACCGTGGTGGCCGCCGCGCCGCATCAGCGGGCGCGGGGCCGGTCCGGGCGCGGGCTGGTGGTGCGGCGGGACGATCTGCGGCAGGTGACCCGCGAGGGGCGTGAGGGCAACCTCGTGCTGTTCGTGGTGGACGCGTCGGGGTCGATGGCGGCCCGGCAGCGGATGAGCGCGGTGAAGGGCGCGGTGCTCTCGCTGCTGCTGGACGCGTACCAGCGGCGGGACAAGGTGGGGCTGGTGACGTTCCGGGGCCGGGACGCCGAGGTGGTGCTGCCCCCGACGTCGTCGGTGGACACCGCCGCCGCCCGGCTGGAGACGCTGCCGACCGGCGGGCGCACCCCGCTGGCGGCCGGGCTGCTCAAGGCGCACGACGTGCTGCGGGTGGAGCGGCTGCGCGATCCGTCGCGGCGGCCGCTGCTGGTCGTGGTGACGGACGGGCGGGCGACGGGCGGGCCCGCGCCGGTGGCGCTGGCGGCGCGGGCCGGCCGGCTGCACCAGGCCGAGGGGACGGCGTCGGTGGTCGTGGACTGCGAGTCGGGGCCGGTGCGGCTCGGGCTCGCCGGGAGCCTGGCGCGTGAGCTGGGCGGGACGGCCGTGACGCTCGACGAGCTGCGGGCCGACTCGATCGCCGGACTGGTCAAGGACGTCCAGGCAGCCGGGAGGGCCGCGTAA
- the cobN gene encoding cobaltochelatase subunit CobN: MSSTPSTPTTTVLLLSTADTDLLAARASGAPYRIANPTRVDARAELPALIEGAAVAVVRLLGGKRAWEDGLAVLRESGIPTVLLGGESVPDAELMAESSVPAGVVAEALRYLVEGGPGNLVELSRFLSDTVLLTGHGFAEPQKMPEWGLRGDRAFTEGRPTVGVLFYRAHELAGNTSFVDVLCDAVEARGANALPVYCGSLRGADAGLYELLGRADALIATVLASGGTRASDASAGGDDEAWDIGALAELNVPVLQGLCLTSSRAAWDASDAAVSPMDAAMQVAIPEFDGRLITVPFSFKEQGPDGVPVYRADPERAARVAGIAVRHAVLKHRTNAEKKLALVFTAYPTKHSRVGNAVGLDTPASAIRVLDALRDAGYGVDGHPDNGDELIHRLINAGGHDVEWLTEEQLAAAPARVPLADYRAWFDKLEPGMRDAMLEAWGEPPGGLYVDGDDIVLASLQFGNVVVLIQPPRGFGENPIAIYHDPDMPPSHHYLATYRWLENTFGADAVVHMGKHGTMEWLPGKGLGLSAGCGPDAVLGELPLVYPFIVNDPGEGTQAKRRGHATVVDHLVPPMARADTYGDLAKLEQLLDEYALVSDLDPAKAPTVRAQIWTLVKAAELHHDLHVDEQPGDDDFDSFVMHIDGYLCEIKDVQIRDGLHILGGGPVDEARVNLVLAVLRASQVWGGKANALPGLRASIAEHFGFGEKELLAEPGAAVKVPAGLTALVDGPARTGADAIDLLERLCRRLAEGMEECGWDVTAVAGLVREVLGVELPDAVAVLGFACEEVVPRLARTTDEIGHILLALDGGFVPAGPSGSPTRGLVNVLPTGRNFYSVDPKAIPSRLSWEVGQSLADSLIARYLADTGDYPKSVGLTVWGTSAMRTQGDDIAEILALLGCRPVWDDASRRVTGFEVVPAAELGRPRIDVTVRISGFFRDAFPHVVGLIDDAVRRVAELDEPADVNYVRAHADEDTAEHGDRRRATARIFGSKPGAYGAGLLPLIDARNWRSDADLAEVYAVWGGYAYGRGLDGRAARGDMETAFRRIAVAAKNVDTREHDLVDADDYFQYHGGMVAMVRHLTGESPEAYVGDSATPDQVRTRTLSEETHRVFRARVVNPRWMAAMRRHGYKGAFEMAATVDYLFGYDATAGVVDDWMYEKLSAEYVFDPENQAFMRKSNPWALRGISERLLEAAERGLWAEPDAETLERLRATYLELEGDLEGDE; encoded by the coding sequence ATGAGCAGCACCCCCAGCACTCCCACCACGACCGTGCTGTTGTTGTCGACCGCCGATACGGACCTGCTCGCGGCCCGCGCGTCGGGCGCGCCCTACCGGATCGCCAATCCGACCCGGGTCGACGCCCGCGCGGAGCTGCCCGCGCTGATCGAGGGGGCAGCGGTCGCCGTGGTCCGCCTCCTCGGCGGCAAGCGCGCCTGGGAGGACGGGCTCGCGGTGCTGAGGGAGTCCGGGATACCGACCGTCCTGCTGGGCGGCGAGAGCGTGCCGGACGCGGAGCTGATGGCCGAGTCGTCGGTCCCGGCCGGGGTCGTCGCGGAGGCGTTGCGCTATCTCGTCGAGGGCGGCCCCGGCAACCTCGTCGAGCTGTCCCGGTTCCTGTCCGACACGGTGCTGCTCACCGGGCACGGCTTCGCCGAGCCGCAGAAGATGCCCGAATGGGGGCTGCGCGGCGACCGCGCGTTCACCGAGGGCCGCCCGACCGTCGGTGTCCTCTTCTACCGGGCGCACGAACTCGCGGGGAACACGTCGTTCGTCGACGTGCTGTGCGACGCGGTCGAGGCGCGCGGCGCCAACGCCCTCCCGGTGTACTGCGGTTCGCTGCGCGGGGCCGACGCCGGGCTGTACGAGCTGCTGGGCCGGGCCGACGCGCTGATCGCGACCGTCCTCGCGTCGGGCGGCACCCGCGCGTCGGACGCCTCGGCCGGCGGCGACGACGAGGCGTGGGACATCGGAGCGCTGGCCGAGCTGAACGTACCGGTGCTGCAAGGGCTCTGCCTGACGTCGTCCCGGGCGGCCTGGGACGCGTCGGACGCGGCGGTCTCGCCGATGGACGCGGCGATGCAGGTCGCGATCCCCGAATTCGACGGCCGGCTGATCACCGTCCCCTTCTCCTTCAAGGAGCAGGGTCCCGACGGGGTGCCGGTGTACCGGGCGGACCCCGAACGGGCCGCGCGCGTCGCCGGGATCGCGGTGCGGCACGCCGTGCTGAAGCACCGGACGAACGCCGAGAAGAAGCTGGCGCTGGTCTTCACCGCCTACCCGACGAAGCACTCCCGGGTCGGCAACGCGGTGGGGCTGGACACCCCTGCGTCGGCGATCCGTGTGCTGGACGCCCTGCGGGACGCCGGTTACGGGGTCGACGGGCACCCCGACAACGGCGACGAGCTGATCCACCGCCTCATCAACGCCGGTGGCCACGACGTCGAATGGCTCACCGAGGAGCAGCTGGCGGCGGCGCCCGCGCGGGTGCCGCTCGCCGACTACCGGGCCTGGTTCGACAAGCTGGAGCCGGGGATGCGCGACGCCATGCTGGAGGCGTGGGGGGAGCCGCCGGGCGGCCTCTACGTGGACGGCGACGACATCGTGCTGGCGTCGCTCCAGTTCGGCAACGTCGTCGTGCTGATCCAGCCGCCGCGCGGTTTCGGCGAGAACCCGATCGCGATCTACCACGACCCGGACATGCCGCCGTCGCACCACTACCTGGCGACGTACCGCTGGCTGGAGAACACGTTCGGCGCGGACGCGGTCGTGCACATGGGCAAGCACGGCACGATGGAGTGGCTGCCGGGCAAGGGGCTCGGTCTGTCGGCGGGCTGCGGTCCCGACGCCGTACTCGGTGAACTCCCGCTGGTCTACCCGTTCATCGTGAACGACCCCGGCGAGGGGACCCAGGCCAAGCGGCGCGGGCACGCCACCGTGGTGGACCACCTCGTACCGCCGATGGCGCGCGCCGACACCTACGGGGACCTGGCCAAGCTGGAGCAACTGCTCGACGAGTACGCCCTGGTGAGCGATCTGGACCCGGCCAAGGCCCCGACGGTACGGGCACAGATCTGGACGCTGGTGAAGGCCGCCGAGCTCCACCACGACCTGCATGTCGACGAACAGCCGGGCGACGACGACTTCGACTCCTTCGTCATGCACATCGACGGCTACCTCTGCGAGATCAAGGACGTGCAGATCCGCGACGGTCTGCACATCCTGGGCGGCGGCCCGGTCGACGAGGCGCGGGTCAACCTGGTGCTGGCGGTGCTGCGGGCCTCGCAGGTGTGGGGCGGCAAGGCGAACGCGCTGCCGGGGCTGCGGGCGTCGATCGCCGAGCACTTCGGGTTCGGCGAGAAGGAGTTGCTGGCGGAGCCGGGCGCGGCGGTGAAGGTGCCCGCCGGGCTGACCGCGCTGGTGGACGGCCCGGCCAGGACGGGCGCCGACGCGATCGACCTGCTGGAGCGGTTGTGCCGCCGTCTCGCGGAGGGCATGGAGGAGTGCGGCTGGGACGTGACGGCCGTCGCGGGCCTGGTGCGTGAGGTGCTGGGCGTCGAACTCCCGGACGCGGTCGCCGTGCTGGGCTTCGCGTGCGAGGAGGTCGTGCCGCGGCTGGCGCGGACGACGGACGAGATCGGTCACATCCTGCTGGCGCTGGACGGTGGTTTCGTGCCGGCCGGTCCCTCCGGTTCGCCGACGCGCGGTCTGGTGAACGTGCTGCCGACCGGGCGCAACTTCTACTCCGTGGACCCGAAGGCGATTCCGTCCCGGCTGTCGTGGGAGGTCGGGCAGTCGCTGGCCGACTCGCTGATCGCCCGGTACCTCGCCGACACGGGCGACTACCCGAAGTCCGTCGGTCTGACGGTGTGGGGCACGTCCGCGATGCGTACGCAGGGCGACGACATCGCGGAGATCCTGGCGCTGCTGGGGTGCCGCCCGGTGTGGGACGACGCGTCGCGGCGGGTGACCGGCTTCGAGGTGGTTCCGGCGGCCGAGCTGGGCCGTCCGCGCATCGATGTCACGGTGCGGATCTCCGGGTTCTTCCGGGACGCGTTCCCGCACGTGGTGGGGCTGATCGACGACGCGGTACGGAGGGTGGCGGAGCTGGACGAACCGGCCGACGTCAACTACGTACGGGCGCACGCGGACGAGGACACGGCGGAGCACGGCGACCGCCGCCGGGCCACGGCCAGGATCTTCGGCTCGAAGCCGGGGGCGTACGGCGCGGGGCTGCTGCCGCTGATCGACGCCCGCAACTGGCGCTCGGACGCGGACCTGGCCGAGGTGTACGCGGTCTGGGGCGGTTACGCGTACGGGCGCGGCCTCGACGGGCGGGCGGCGCGCGGGGACATGGAGACGGCGTTCCGCCGGATCGCGGTGGCCGCGAAGAACGTCGACACCCGCGAGCACGACCTGGTCGACGCGGACGACTACTTCCAATACCACGGCGGGATGGTCGCCATGGTGCGGCATCTGACGGGTGAGTCGCCCGAGGCGTACGTGGGTGACAGCGCCACGCCGGACCAGGTCCGGACGCGGACCCTGAGCGAGGAGACGCACCGGGTGTTCCGGGCCCGGGTGGTCAACCCGCGCTGGATGGCGGCCATGCGGCGACACGGCTACAAGGGTGCCTTCGAGATGGCCGCGACCGTCGACTACCTCTTCGGGTACGACGCGACGGCGGGCGTCGTCGACGACTGGATGTACGAGAAGCTGTCGGCGGAGTACGTCTTCGACCCCGAGAACCAGGCGTTCATGCGGAAGTCCAACCCGTGGGCGCTGCGCGGTATTTCGGAGCGGCTGCTGGAGGCGGCCGAGCGCGGGCTGTGGGCGGAGCCGGACGCGGAGACGCTGGAGCGGCTGCGGGCGACGTATCTGGAGCTGGAAGGCGATCTGGAGGGCGACGAATGA
- a CDS encoding cobyrinate a,c-diamide synthase — translation MNVPRLVIAAPSSGSGKTTVATGLMAAFAAAGLAVSPHKVGPDYIDPGYHALATGRPGRNLDAYLCGPGLIAPLFAHGAAGCDLAVVEGVMGLYDGASGEGELASTAQVAKLLRAPVVLVVDASSQSRSVAALVHGFASWDPGMRIGGVILNKVGSNRHEALLREALDESGVPVLGALRRAGPVGTPSRHLGLVPVAERRDDAVASVAAMADRVRAGCDLDALLALARNAPRLDTPAWDPAQAVAGAGDGDSGGGVPGASGRPVVAVAAGAAFTFSYAEHTELLAAAGADVVPFDPLRDESLPPGTRGLVVGGGFPEVYGPELSGNEPLRAAVAALARSGAPVAAECAGLLYLARSLDGLPMCGVLDAEARMSSRLTLGYRDAVAVSDSVLAVAGTRSRGHEFHRTVLEPGAGPSPAWGIRSPERRVEGFVRRGVHASYLHTHWAAAPGTARRFVERCEG, via the coding sequence GTGAACGTTCCGCGTCTGGTGATCGCCGCGCCCTCCTCCGGCAGTGGCAAGACGACCGTCGCGACGGGCCTGATGGCGGCCTTCGCGGCGGCGGGCCTCGCCGTGTCCCCGCACAAGGTCGGGCCCGACTACATCGACCCCGGTTACCACGCGCTGGCGACCGGCCGTCCGGGCCGCAACCTCGACGCGTACCTGTGCGGTCCCGGGCTGATCGCACCGCTGTTCGCGCATGGTGCGGCGGGCTGTGACCTGGCGGTCGTCGAGGGGGTGATGGGGTTGTACGACGGGGCGTCGGGCGAGGGCGAGCTGGCGTCCACCGCGCAGGTGGCGAAGCTGCTGCGGGCCCCGGTGGTGCTGGTCGTGGACGCCTCGTCGCAGTCCCGGTCGGTGGCGGCGCTGGTGCACGGATTCGCCTCGTGGGACCCGGGGATGCGGATCGGCGGGGTGATCCTGAACAAGGTCGGCTCAAACCGGCACGAGGCGCTGTTGCGCGAGGCGCTGGACGAGTCGGGGGTGCCGGTGCTCGGGGCGCTGCGCCGGGCCGGGCCGGTCGGGACTCCGTCGCGCCATCTGGGTCTGGTGCCGGTGGCCGAGCGGCGGGACGACGCGGTGGCGTCGGTCGCGGCGATGGCGGACCGGGTGCGGGCCGGGTGCGACCTGGACGCCCTGCTGGCGCTGGCACGGAACGCGCCCCGGCTGGACACCCCGGCGTGGGACCCGGCGCAGGCGGTGGCCGGGGCCGGGGACGGGGACAGCGGTGGCGGGGTGCCGGGCGCGTCCGGGCGTCCGGTGGTGGCCGTCGCCGCCGGGGCCGCCTTCACGTTCTCGTACGCCGAACACACGGAACTGCTCGCCGCCGCCGGGGCCGATGTCGTGCCGTTCGACCCGCTGCGGGACGAGTCCCTGCCGCCCGGTACCCGCGGTCTGGTCGTCGGGGGCGGTTTCCCCGAGGTGTACGGGCCCGAGCTGTCCGGCAACGAGCCGTTGCGGGCGGCCGTCGCCGCGCTGGCCCGCTCCGGGGCCCCGGTGGCCGCCGAGTGCGCGGGGCTGCTCTATCTGGCGCGTTCGCTCGACGGCCTGCCGATGTGCGGGGTGCTGGACGCCGAGGCCCGGATGTCGTCGCGGCTGACACTCGGCTACCGGGACGCGGTGGCCGTCTCGGACAGCGTGCTGGCCGTCGCCGGCACCCGGTCGCGCGGGCACGAGTTCCACCGCACGGTGCTGGAGCCCGGCGCGGGGCCGTCCCCCGCCTGGGGAATCCGGTCGCCGGAGCGGCGGGTGGAGGGCTTCGTACGGCGGGGCGTGCACGCGAGCTATCTGCATACGCATTGGGCGGCGGCGCCGGGTACGGCCCGCCGTTTCGTCGAGAGGTGCGAGGGATGA
- a CDS encoding ZIP family metal transporter encodes MAVFVALGAFLMTLAGGWVAQRVTDRRHLVLGFAGGLMLGVVGLDLLPEAVDAAGDDIFGVPAALLLFVGGFLVAHLVERLLAVRQAAHGAGDERVPQVGLTAAAAMVGHSLADGVALGAAFQVGGGMGAAVALAVITHDFADGFNTYTLTSLYGNARRKALLMLAADALAPVVGAATTLLFTLPAEPLGCYLGFFGGVLLYLAAAEILPEAHHDHPARSTLLCTVAGVGFIWLVVGIAGE; translated from the coding sequence ATGGCAGTGTTCGTCGCGCTCGGCGCGTTCCTGATGACCCTGGCCGGTGGCTGGGTCGCCCAGCGCGTCACCGACCGCCGCCACCTGGTGCTGGGGTTCGCGGGCGGGCTGATGCTCGGCGTGGTCGGTCTCGATCTCCTGCCGGAGGCGGTCGACGCGGCGGGCGACGACATCTTCGGGGTCCCGGCGGCCCTGCTGCTGTTCGTGGGCGGCTTCCTCGTCGCCCACCTGGTGGAGCGGCTGCTCGCCGTGCGTCAGGCGGCGCACGGCGCGGGCGACGAACGGGTGCCGCAGGTGGGGCTGACCGCCGCGGCGGCGATGGTCGGCCACAGCCTCGCGGACGGGGTGGCGCTCGGCGCCGCGTTCCAGGTCGGCGGCGGCATGGGCGCCGCCGTGGCGCTCGCCGTCATCACCCATGACTTCGCGGACGGGTTCAACACGTACACCCTGACCAGCCTGTACGGAAACGCCCGCCGCAAGGCCCTGCTCATGCTGGCCGCGGACGCGCTCGCACCGGTCGTGGGCGCCGCGACCACCCTGCTCTTCACCCTCCCGGCCGAACCGCTCGGCTGCTATCTCGGCTTCTTCGGCGGAGTGCTCCTCTACCTCGCCGCGGCCGAGATCCTGCCCGAGGCGCACCACGACCACCCGGCCCGCTCGACGCTGCTGTGCACCGTCGCCGGGGTGGGCTTCATCTGGCTGGTGGTGGGCATCGCGGGGGAGTGA
- the cobO gene encoding cob(I)yrinic acid a,c-diamide adenosyltransferase — protein MPQGQPASVPDDGLTTRQRRNRPLLVVHTGIGKGKSTAAFGLALRAWNQGWPIGVFQFVKSAKWKVGEENALKVLGASGEGGTVDWHKMGEGWSWVQRDRQLNNEEAAREGWEQVKRDLAAERYTLYVLDEFAYPMHWGWVDTAEVIEVLRDRPGTQHVVITGRNAPAELVAAADLVTDMSKVKHPMDAGQKGQRGIEW, from the coding sequence ATGCCGCAGGGACAGCCGGCGAGTGTGCCGGACGACGGGCTCACCACGCGTCAGCGCCGCAACCGTCCGCTGCTCGTGGTGCACACGGGCATCGGCAAGGGGAAGTCGACGGCGGCCTTCGGGCTGGCGTTGCGCGCCTGGAATCAGGGGTGGCCGATCGGGGTCTTCCAGTTCGTGAAGTCGGCGAAGTGGAAGGTCGGCGAGGAGAACGCGCTGAAGGTCCTCGGCGCGAGCGGCGAGGGCGGCACGGTCGACTGGCACAAGATGGGCGAGGGCTGGTCGTGGGTGCAGCGCGACCGGCAGCTGAACAACGAGGAGGCGGCCCGCGAGGGCTGGGAGCAGGTCAAGCGCGATCTGGCCGCCGAGCGGTACACGCTGTACGTGCTCGACGAGTTCGCGTATCCCATGCACTGGGGCTGGGTGGACACCGCGGAGGTGATCGAGGTGCTGCGCGACCGTCCCGGGACCCAGCACGTGGTGATCACCGGGCGCAACGCGCCGGCGGAGCTGGTGGCGGCCGCCGATCTGGTGACCGACATGTCGAAGGTGAAGCATCCGATGGACGCCGGTCAGAAGGGCCAGCGGGGCATCGAATGGTGA
- the cobI gene encoding precorrin-2 C(20)-methyltransferase, with the protein MDRAVNSLVGVGVGPGDPELVTVKGVNALRAAAVVVVPVMDTGERGRAEATVLHYVDASKVVRVVFALNERTDRARREAAWDAAGGRVVELLRARGSVAFATIGDPNVYSTFTYLAQTVGELLPGTEVTTVPGITAMQDLAARSGAVLTEGTEPLTLVPVTAGSAALKEALEGPGTVVAYKFGRLAAEVATALRETGRTEGAVWGSALGLAEESIRPAAELAEGPLPYLSTLIAPAPRHGGRGGKL; encoded by the coding sequence ATGGACCGGGCAGTGAACAGCCTCGTGGGGGTCGGGGTGGGCCCCGGCGACCCGGAACTGGTGACCGTCAAGGGGGTGAACGCGCTGCGCGCCGCCGCCGTGGTGGTCGTGCCCGTGATGGACACCGGCGAGCGCGGACGGGCCGAGGCGACCGTGCTGCACTACGTCGACGCGTCGAAGGTCGTCCGGGTGGTGTTCGCGCTGAACGAGCGGACCGACCGGGCCCGCCGGGAGGCGGCGTGGGACGCGGCGGGCGGCCGGGTCGTCGAACTGCTGCGGGCCCGGGGCTCGGTGGCGTTCGCGACGATCGGCGACCCGAACGTGTACTCGACGTTCACGTATCTCGCGCAGACCGTCGGCGAGTTGCTGCCGGGCACGGAGGTCACGACCGTCCCCGGCATCACGGCGATGCAGGACCTCGCGGCGCGCAGCGGCGCGGTGCTGACCGAGGGCACCGAGCCGCTGACACTGGTGCCGGTGACGGCCGGGTCCGCCGCGCTGAAGGAGGCCCTGGAGGGGCCGGGGACGGTCGTGGCGTACAAGTTCGGGCGGCTGGCCGCCGAGGTGGCGACGGCGCTGCGTGAGACGGGCCGGACCGAGGGCGCGGTGTGGGGGTCGGCGCTCGGACTCGCGGAGGAGTCGATCCGTCCGGCGGCGGAGCTGGCCGAGGGCCCGCTGCCGTATCTGTCGACGCTGATCGCGCCCGCGCCCCGGCACGGCGGCCGTGGCGGCAAGTTGTGA
- the cobM gene encoding precorrin-4 C(11)-methyltransferase: MSEAADTAGRAAPSAPARTDGKVTFVGAGPGAADLLTFRAARAIADADIVIWAASLVQEEVLEHAREGAEILDSARMSLEEVVAVYERAAAEGLRVARIHSGDPALWGGTQEQVDRCAELGVAVEIVPGVSSFSAVAAIAGRELTIPEVAQSVILTRLGGGKTPMPPGEEVREFARHGTTMAVFLSAARSGQLTQELLEGGYPTATPVVIAYQATWPEELILHCTIETLEATVKEHRLWKHTLFLVGPALSASGTRSHLYHPGHFHGFRKADKAARGELRARRSTS; this comes from the coding sequence ATGTCCGAAGCAGCCGACACCGCAGGCCGAGCCGCCCCGAGCGCCCCGGCGCGCACCGACGGCAAGGTCACCTTCGTCGGTGCCGGCCCCGGCGCCGCCGATCTGCTGACCTTCCGGGCCGCCCGCGCCATCGCGGACGCCGACATCGTCATCTGGGCGGCGAGCCTGGTGCAGGAGGAGGTCCTGGAGCACGCCCGGGAGGGTGCGGAGATCCTGGACTCGGCGCGGATGTCCCTTGAGGAGGTCGTCGCCGTGTACGAGCGGGCCGCCGCCGAGGGACTGCGGGTGGCGAGAATCCACTCCGGTGATCCGGCCCTGTGGGGCGGCACCCAGGAACAGGTCGACCGGTGCGCGGAGCTGGGCGTGGCGGTGGAGATCGTGCCGGGCGTGTCGTCGTTCTCGGCGGTCGCGGCGATCGCCGGGCGGGAGCTGACGATCCCGGAGGTCGCGCAGTCGGTGATCCTGACCCGGCTGGGCGGCGGGAAGACGCCGATGCCGCCGGGCGAGGAGGTCCGGGAGTTCGCACGGCACGGCACGACGATGGCGGTGTTCCTGTCGGCGGCGCGGTCCGGGCAGCTGACTCAGGAACTGCTGGAGGGCGGCTATCCGACCGCCACCCCGGTCGTGATCGCGTACCAGGCGACCTGGCCCGAGGAGCTGATCCTGCACTGCACGATCGAGACCCTGGAGGCCACGGTCAAGGAGCACCGGCTGTGGAAGCACACGCTGTTCCTGGTGGGTCCCGCGCTGTCCGCGTCGGGGACGCGCTCGCACCTCTACCACCCGGGTCACTTCCACGGTTTCCGCAAGGCGGACAAGGCGGCCCGCGGCGAACTGCGCGCCCGGCGGTCCACGTCATGA